One genomic segment of Podarcis raffonei isolate rPodRaf1 chromosome 7, rPodRaf1.pri, whole genome shotgun sequence includes these proteins:
- the MAFA gene encoding transcription factor MafA has protein sequence MASELAMSAADLPTSPLAIEYVNDFDLMKFEVKKEPAEAERFCHRLPPPGSLSSTPISTPCSSVPSSPSFCAPSPGGQPPTGLAHPGGGGGGGGGGNPGGASGKAQLEDLYWMSNYQHHLNPEALNLTPEDAVEALIGHHHHHHHHQGGYEGFRGGQPFPGEELAPSGHHHPHHHHPGHHHHHPGAGHHPHHHHLRLEDRFSDDQLVSMSVRELNRQLRGFSKEEVIRLKQKRRTLKNRGYAQSCRYKRVQQRHILENEKCQLQGQVEQLKQEVSRLAKERDLYKEKYEKLAGRTFAAAAARDPSPAQGGPASGKPPSADFFM, from the coding sequence ATGGCGTCGGAGCTGGCCATGAGCGCGGCGGACTTGCCCACCAGCCCGCTGGCCATCGAGTACGTCAACGACTTCGACCTGATGAAGTTCGAGGTGAAGAAGGAGCCGGCCGAGGCGGAGCGCTTCTGCCACCGCCTGCCGCCGCCGGGCTCGCTCTCCTCGACGCCCATCAGCACGCCCTGCTCCTCCGTGCCGTCGTCGCCCAGCTTCTGCGCGCCCAGCCCCGGAGGGCAGCCGCCGACGGGCCTCGCCCAcccgggaggcggcggcggcgggggcggcgGAGGCAACCCCGGAGGGGCGTCGGGCAAGGCCCAGCTGGAAGATCTCTACTGGATGTCCAACTACCAGCACCACTTGAACCCCGAGGCGCTGAACCTGACGCCCGAGGACGCCGTCGAGGCGCTCATCGGacaccaccatcatcaccaccaccaccagggggGCTACGAGGGCTTCCGGGGGGGCCAGCCGTTCCCCGGCGAGGAGCTGGCCCCGTCGGGCCACCACcaccctcaccaccaccacccggggcaccaccaccatcacccggGGGCCGGGCACCACCCTCATCACCATCACCTGCGCCTGGAAGACCGCTTCTCCGACGACCAGCTGGTGTCCATGTCGGTGCGCGAGCTGAACCGGCAGCTGCGCGGCTTCAGCAAGGAGGAGGTGATCCGCCTCAAGCAGAAGCGGCGGACCCTCAAGAACCGCGGCTACGCGCAGTCGTGCCGCTACAAGCGCGTCCAGCAGCGGCACATCTTGGAGAACGAGAAGTGCCAGCTGCAGGGCCAGGTGGAGCAGCTCAAGCAAGAGGTCTCCCGCCTCGCCAAGGAGCGGGACCTCTACAAGGAGAAGTACGAGAAGCTGGCCGGGCGCaccttcgccgccgccgccgccagggaCCCGTCGCCCGCCCAGGGGGGACCCGCGTCGGGCAAGCCGCCCTCCGCCGACTTCTTCATGTGA